The following are encoded in a window of Longimicrobium sp. genomic DNA:
- a CDS encoding 2Fe-2S iron-sulfur cluster-binding protein codes for MAEPTPTPETVSVTVDGMTLDVPKGTRLLDACAQAGVDVPHYCYHPGMSAPAQCRMCLVEVEKSPKLVPACVGSVTDGMVVHTQSENALKAREGVLEFYLVNHPLDCPVCDQSGECKLQDYVSAEGPAMGRSREPKRVLGRDDFGGDVLFYADRCVMCTRCVRFMREVAQDERLTVVQRGHRAVIDTFYDEGLTGNIWADNIVDICPVGALVSKDFLHKARAWDLDRVPSVCPNCSMGCNIRLETRDDQVMRLKPRPNPEVNAHWMCDFGRLNYNWMNRVDRIEAPLVRDASGRHVPMSWADTLTRLADALRRAAGGARAVVSPFEANEGMGALRRVMEAVGGGEGVFRCEQGEEVVLPGFPELALRRDRAANAVGAELFGFARTGGADGKGGLESLAAHTGVLFVLGDELGDAPADFGANASLFVYVGQHLGPAARNAHFVLPATTFAEMEGTFTNIQRRVQRFWPAVRSPGMARPAWQILGVLLAGISEAGAPGTAADAFATLGAVRPEFGQLAWADLGASGAVLPGVRELQETGD; via the coding sequence ATGGCCGAACCGACCCCGACGCCTGAGACCGTTTCCGTCACCGTAGACGGAATGACGCTGGACGTGCCCAAGGGCACGCGCCTGCTGGACGCGTGCGCCCAGGCGGGCGTGGACGTCCCCCACTACTGCTACCACCCCGGCATGTCGGCCCCGGCCCAGTGCCGCATGTGCCTGGTCGAGGTGGAAAAGTCGCCCAAGCTGGTCCCCGCGTGCGTGGGCTCGGTGACGGACGGCATGGTGGTGCACACCCAGAGCGAGAACGCCCTCAAGGCGCGCGAAGGCGTGCTGGAGTTCTACCTGGTCAACCACCCGCTGGACTGCCCGGTGTGCGACCAGTCGGGCGAGTGCAAGCTGCAGGACTACGTTTCGGCCGAGGGGCCCGCCATGGGCCGCTCGCGCGAGCCCAAGCGGGTGCTGGGGCGCGACGACTTCGGCGGCGACGTGCTCTTCTACGCCGACCGCTGCGTGATGTGCACGCGCTGCGTGCGCTTCATGCGCGAGGTCGCCCAGGACGAGCGGCTGACGGTGGTGCAGCGCGGCCACCGCGCCGTGATCGACACCTTCTACGACGAGGGGCTCACCGGGAACATCTGGGCCGACAACATCGTCGACATCTGCCCCGTGGGCGCGCTGGTCAGCAAGGACTTCCTCCACAAGGCGCGCGCCTGGGACCTGGACCGGGTTCCCTCGGTCTGCCCCAACTGCAGCATGGGGTGCAACATTCGGCTGGAGACGCGCGACGACCAGGTGATGCGCCTGAAGCCGCGCCCCAACCCCGAGGTGAACGCGCACTGGATGTGCGACTTCGGGCGGCTGAACTACAACTGGATGAACCGCGTGGACCGCATCGAGGCGCCGCTCGTGCGCGACGCCTCGGGCCGCCATGTCCCCATGTCCTGGGCCGATACGCTGACCCGCCTGGCCGACGCCCTGCGCCGCGCCGCGGGCGGTGCGCGGGCCGTCGTCTCGCCGTTCGAGGCGAACGAGGGGATGGGCGCGCTGCGTCGGGTGATGGAGGCCGTGGGCGGCGGCGAGGGCGTGTTCCGCTGCGAGCAGGGCGAGGAAGTGGTCCTCCCCGGCTTCCCGGAGCTGGCGCTGCGCCGCGACCGCGCCGCCAACGCGGTGGGCGCCGAATTGTTCGGCTTCGCGCGGACGGGCGGGGCGGACGGCAAGGGCGGGCTCGAGTCGCTGGCCGCGCACACGGGCGTCCTCTTCGTCCTGGGCGACGAGCTGGGCGACGCGCCGGCGGACTTCGGCGCCAACGCGTCGCTCTTCGTCTACGTGGGCCAGCACCTGGGCCCCGCGGCGCGCAACGCCCACTTCGTGCTGCCGGCGACCACGTTCGCCGAGATGGAAGGGACGTTCACGAACATCCAGCGCCGCGTGCAGCGCTTCTGGCCCGCGGTGCGGTCGCCGGGAATGGCGCGCCCGGCGTGGCAGATCCTGGGCGTGCTGCTGGCGGGGATCAGCGAGGCGGGAGCGCCGGGAACGGCGGCCGACGCGTTCGCCACGCTCGGCGCCGTCCGTCCCGAGTTCGGCCAGCTGGCCTGGGCGGACCTGGGCGCCAGCGGGGCGGTGCTTCCCGGCGTGCGCGAGCTGCAGGAGACGGGCGACTGA
- the nuoF gene encoding NADH-quinone oxidoreductase subunit NuoF — protein sequence MAYPYRHPAETLVISEHFGNPEARTLKGWEALGGYKPMRTALGLDRAEVVNIVKASGLRGRGGAGFPTGMKWSFMPKKEPGKPHFLVCNADESEPGTFKDRELMRWTPHALIEGCVVGAYAINAEHAYIYVRGEFFEAAQIMARAIEEAYAAGYLGKNVMGSGHDIDITLHIGAGAYICGEETGLLNSLEGRRGEPRVKPPYPAIAGAFRYPTAVNNVESLIAAAHIVHNGADWYKQWGTEKSVGTKLFCVSGHVKRPGNYEVPLGFNFREFIYDVCGGTPSGKPIKAVIPGGSSVPILTADELDIGMDYESMAAAGTMLGCGSVIVMDSGTNVVKQVRRMVDFYAHESCGQCTPCREGTAWASKILKRVERGRGTPDDLDTLLDISDKMSGKTICVLSDAAAAPIVSSIQKFRDDYLALMDAGQLAGAGGR from the coding sequence ATGGCATATCCGTACCGGCACCCGGCCGAGACGCTCGTCATTTCCGAGCACTTCGGCAACCCCGAGGCCCGCACCCTGAAGGGGTGGGAGGCGCTCGGCGGCTACAAGCCCATGCGCACCGCGCTGGGGCTGGACCGCGCCGAGGTGGTGAACATCGTCAAGGCGTCGGGGCTGCGCGGCCGCGGCGGCGCGGGCTTCCCCACGGGGATGAAGTGGAGCTTCATGCCCAAGAAGGAGCCGGGCAAGCCCCACTTCCTGGTCTGCAACGCCGACGAGAGCGAGCCCGGCACCTTCAAGGACCGCGAACTGATGCGGTGGACGCCGCACGCCCTGATCGAGGGGTGCGTGGTGGGCGCCTACGCCATCAACGCCGAGCACGCGTACATCTACGTGCGGGGCGAGTTCTTCGAGGCGGCGCAGATCATGGCCCGGGCCATCGAAGAGGCGTACGCCGCGGGGTACCTGGGCAAGAACGTCATGGGCTCGGGGCACGACATCGACATCACCCTGCACATCGGCGCGGGCGCGTACATCTGCGGCGAAGAGACGGGGCTGCTCAACTCGCTCGAGGGACGCCGCGGCGAGCCCCGGGTGAAGCCGCCGTACCCGGCCATCGCGGGCGCCTTCCGCTACCCGACGGCGGTGAACAACGTGGAGTCGCTGATCGCCGCCGCGCACATCGTGCACAACGGCGCCGACTGGTACAAGCAGTGGGGCACCGAGAAGTCCGTAGGCACCAAACTGTTCTGCGTGTCGGGCCACGTGAAGCGCCCCGGGAACTACGAGGTGCCCCTGGGCTTCAACTTCCGCGAGTTCATCTACGACGTCTGCGGCGGCACGCCCTCGGGCAAGCCCATCAAGGCGGTGATCCCCGGCGGCTCGTCGGTGCCCATTCTGACGGCGGACGAGCTGGACATCGGCATGGACTACGAGTCGATGGCTGCCGCCGGCACCATGCTGGGGTGCGGATCGGTGATCGTGATGGATTCCGGCACCAACGTGGTCAAGCAGGTCCGCCGCATGGTGGACTTCTACGCCCACGAAAGCTGCGGCCAGTGCACGCCCTGCCGTGAAGGTACGGCGTGGGCGAGCAAGATTTTGAAGCGCGTGGAGCGCGGCCGCGGCACTCCCGACGACCTCGACACGCTGCTGGACATTTCCGACAAGATGTCGGGGAAGACCATCTGCGTGCTGTCGGACGCAGCCGCCGCGCCCATCGTGTCGTCCATCCAGAAGTTCCGCGACGACTACCTGGCGCTGATGGACGCCGGGCAGCTCGCCGGGGCCGGCGGGCGATGA
- a CDS encoding NAD(P)H-dependent oxidoreductase subunit E has translation MSAEPIRAGSEYDPTSWPAAVQNPGFVGDTGEFAGLTEADVRGTAFIGERPADGGHASVAGTLPYHTANKDPQAPIFHGPYEDRLEKILSRYPDRQAALLPALHLAHEIRGYLSPETQDEVAEKLQLPPAYVRGVATFYTMYNLAPVGKYLIQVCTNISCNLCGGDAVLEAFLKHTGTELGETSANGLWTVIEVECLGACGFPTAVQINEFYYENVRPESVPDVLARLT, from the coding sequence ATGAGCGCCGAGCCGATTCGCGCCGGGAGCGAATACGACCCGACGTCGTGGCCCGCGGCCGTGCAGAACCCCGGTTTCGTGGGCGACACGGGCGAGTTCGCGGGGCTGACGGAAGCCGACGTGCGGGGCACCGCCTTCATCGGGGAGCGCCCGGCGGACGGCGGCCACGCCTCCGTCGCCGGCACCCTGCCGTACCACACGGCGAACAAGGACCCGCAGGCGCCCATCTTCCACGGCCCCTACGAGGACCGGCTGGAGAAGATCCTGAGCCGCTACCCGGACCGCCAGGCGGCGCTGCTTCCGGCGCTCCACCTGGCGCACGAGATCCGCGGGTACCTGTCGCCGGAGACGCAGGACGAGGTGGCCGAGAAGCTCCAGCTTCCGCCGGCGTACGTGCGCGGCGTGGCCACCTTCTACACCATGTACAACCTGGCCCCGGTCGGGAAGTACCTGATCCAGGTGTGCACCAACATCTCGTGCAACCTGTGCGGGGGCGACGCCGTGCTCGAGGCTTTCCTCAAGCACACCGGCACCGAGCTGGGCGAGACCTCGGCCAACGGGCTGTGGACGGTGATCGAGGTGGAGTGCCTGGGTGCCTGCGGGTTCCCGACGGCGGTGCAGATCAACGAGTTCTACTACGAGAACGTGCGGCCCGAGAGCGTGCCCGACGTGCTCGCGCGGCTGACCTGA